In Chitinivorax sp. B, the genomic stretch TGTTGGGGCGTTTTGCCCACGCCAAATTGGTGGATGGCGATCGCTTTGGTAGTGTGGGCACAGGCTTGGTGATTGACGCCTCGCGTCGTTATCGCTAAGCATTGCTGACAAAACCCTTCTGGTGTCGGTTGCAAACCTGTCATACCTTGGTATTGCCTGCGTTTGCATGCCTAACTAGAACCCGCTTCACTGGGTGTTGTACGTGGCTCTGATGTATGCTGGCTTGATCCGTGGCTGACTTGGCACGTTCGGCCACGGATACTAGCCCCGGTAATGGGGCTTTTCACACAAGCACAGGAGTCAGGCAGATGCGGTTTGCAATGATGGGTTCAGGTGGTGTGGGTGGCTATTTCGGGGCGCGATTGGCTGCGGCAGGGCATGATGTTCACTTCATTGCGCGTGGCACGCACCTGCAAGCCATGCAGCAACAGGGGCTGCATATCCATAGTAATGTAGGTGATCTGCATTTGCCCCACCCTCAAGTGACGGCTGATCCAGCCAGCATTGGCGCTGTGGATGTGGTGTTTTTTGCAGTTAAATTGTGGGATACGGAAACCGCTGCGCAAGCGTGCAAGCCGTTGATCGGGCCGGAGACTGTGCTGATCCCACTGCAAAATGGGGTTGAATCGATTACCCGCATCAGCCAGCATCTGCCACAACAACAAGTTGTAGGCGGTGTGGCCTATATTTCTGCAAATATCAGCCAGCCTGGTGTCATTGCCCATGTAGGGGACTTTGCCAAGTTGCGTTTTGGTGAACCCAGCGGCCAAGTGTCGGCACGCTTACAAGCCATTGAAACAGCCTGCCGTGAGGCCGGTGTGGATGGACAACAAGTACCTAACATTCAACGGGCACTGTGGGAAAAGTACATCTTCTTGGTCACTTTGTCTGGCTGGACCAGCGTAACCCGCACCCCGATTGGTTTGAGCCGGCACGATCCTGATATTCGACCACAATTGATTGCAACATTACAGGAAGTCGCCGCACTGGCCCGTGCCCAGGGTGTGGAGTTGGCAGATGATGTCGTTGATAAACAATTGTCGATTATCGATAGCCTGCCGCGCGAGATGAAGTCTTCCATGTTGCATGATCTGGAGCATGGAAGGCAGCTGGAAGCACCATGGCTCGCCGGCGGGGTAGCGCGCATGTCAGCAGCAGCTGGATTGGCTGCACCGGTCAGTTCAACTCTGTACGCGGCCCTGAAGCCATGGGCGAACGGTGGGCTTACAGCAGCACTCGCTGTAAATAGCTAAGTACGTTTTCCCCCATAATCTGGCGGATTTCCTGCTCACTGAACCCTGCTTGCAGTAGCGCATCAGTCAGCTCCACCAGCCGGGCCGCATCAATCGGGGTACCAACGGCACCATCCCAGTCGGACCCCAGTGCAACATACTGGGCACCAACCAGTTTGGCGGTATAGCGCATCGCCTTGGCGATATCTTTTACGCCGTTGCCACACACCGCCGTGTCCCAAAATCCGATCCCGATCAGCCCACCTTTGGCGGTGATGGCACGCAACTGTGCATCGCTCAGGTTCCGGTTGTTATCGCAGGTACCTTTTACCCCTGTGTGCGATACCACAATTGGCTTGGTGGCATGTTTCAGCACATCACCGATGGTATCGGAGGAAGCATGGGCCAGATCGACCACCATACCCAATGCTTCCATTTGCTTCAGCCATTCAAGCCCTTTTTCGGTTAAGCCACCTTTATTCATACCGTGGGCCGACCCACCAATATCAGTATCAAAAAAATGGCTGGGCGACATCAAGCGGAATCCCGCTGCATACAAACGCTGCAGATTGGTCAAATCCCCATCCAGTGCATGGGCACCTTCAATCCCTAACAATCCGGCAACCTGATTGGGGTCTTTTGCACGTTTAGCCAGAAAATCAACCAAATCACTGCGTTGCTTGATCAGAACCAGCTTTCCAGCCGATGCTGCGGCCATTTTGTGTAGTCGTTCCGCTTGATACAGCGACCGCTGATACAAGCTATGCCGTGTCTTCCCTGGCCAGCCTTGGGCAATGCCCAGCAGTGAAATGTTATCGGTCGAGTCGTCGTTGTGTTCAATGTTCTGGCGCTTGGGTGTCTTGGTCACCACCGTAAAAATCTGCAGGCTGACATTTCCCTCAATCAACCTGGGTACATCCACATGCCCACGGCTCGCCCGCTTCAACAAATCCCGCCCCCACAACAGGCTATCTGCATGCAGATCAGCAATCCGTAGTTGCCGATGCAACTGTTTGGCCTTGTCCGATACCGGCTGCGGTGGAGTGGTCACCGGGTTCATCTGCCGCTCCGCCATCACCGGGACAACGATAAAGAACAACCCAGACAGCAGCAGAATAAGCGGCAAGCCGATGGTCAATAGTTTTTCCATGAAAGTTAATTGTGAAGTTATCAACTTGATATTAATGTAATTTCTATTGATACCTGAAAAAGGTTACCCCTAGATGTATCCCTGGGGGGCGTCTGCAAAAAAATCGATACTTCA encodes the following:
- a CDS encoding 2-dehydropantoate 2-reductase, encoding MRFAMMGSGGVGGYFGARLAAAGHDVHFIARGTHLQAMQQQGLHIHSNVGDLHLPHPQVTADPASIGAVDVVFFAVKLWDTETAAQACKPLIGPETVLIPLQNGVESITRISQHLPQQQVVGGVAYISANISQPGVIAHVGDFAKLRFGEPSGQVSARLQAIETACREAGVDGQQVPNIQRALWEKYIFLVTLSGWTSVTRTPIGLSRHDPDIRPQLIATLQEVAALARAQGVELADDVVDKQLSIIDSLPREMKSSMLHDLEHGRQLEAPWLAGGVARMSAAAGLAAPVSSTLYAALKPWANGGLTAALAVNS
- a CDS encoding dipeptidase, giving the protein MEKLLTIGLPLILLLSGLFFIVVPVMAERQMNPVTTPPQPVSDKAKQLHRQLRIADLHADSLLWGRDLLKRASRGHVDVPRLIEGNVSLQIFTVVTKTPKRQNIEHNDDSTDNISLLGIAQGWPGKTRHSLYQRSLYQAERLHKMAAASAGKLVLIKQRSDLVDFLAKRAKDPNQVAGLLGIEGAHALDGDLTNLQRLYAAGFRLMSPSHFFDTDIGGSAHGMNKGGLTEKGLEWLKQMEALGMVVDLAHASSDTIGDVLKHATKPIVVSHTGVKGTCDNNRNLSDAQLRAITAKGGLIGIGFWDTAVCGNGVKDIAKAMRYTAKLVGAQYVALGSDWDGAVGTPIDAARLVELTDALLQAGFSEQEIRQIMGENVLSYLQRVLL